The nucleotide sequence CAGGGCGGTCGTCGGGCTCGCGGCGATCTTCACCGGCTTCACCGGCGTGGCCGCCGCTGGTGCCCTTCCCGACACCGCCCAGCAGCGCGTCGAGTCGGTGATCGAGACGGTGACGCCGATCACGTTCGACGAACCCGACGAGTTCGGTCAGGACGTCGCCGAGGACGCCCAGGACGGCGGCGTCGATGGCCAGGAGGTCAGCGACGACGCGCAGGACCTGGGGAACAAGCCCGACGGCCCGGGCGAGGGCCACGAACCGGGGCTGCCCGGCCTTCCGACCACCGTTCCGACGACGCCAGGCGAGCACCGGCCGGACGATCCGGGCAAGCCCGACGACGTTCCCGGCACCGACCCCACGGTGCCGGAGCAGCGACCCACCGATCCGTCCGCCGACCACGCGGACCCGCCCGTGACCCCTGACGAGCGGCCCGCCGATCCTGCTGATCCGCCGTCCGGAGCGGAGGATCAGCGGCGCGCCGAGCTGCCCGAGCCGGGTGAGCAGCGGCCCTGACGATCTGTCGGCCGCGCCGGGGGCGCGTCTGGTGATCCCACCCCTCACCAGACGCGCACACCCTCGGCACGGGATGACCGCCTCTTCAATAGGCGGTCATCCCGAGCGTCTCCTGCACGTCCGCCAGCGTCGACTCCGCGATCGACGACGCCCGCGCGGCGCCCGCGGACAGCAGCGACCCCACGATCCCGGCGTCGGCCGCGAACGCCGCCCGCCGCTCCCGCACCGGCCGCAGCTCCTCGTTCACGACGTCGATGACCAGCGCCTTCAGCAGCGCCGACCCGCCGCCGCCGACCTGCGCCGCGACCTCCTCCGGCGCGACGCCCAGGCAGAGCGCCGCGATCTCGACCAGCGACGACACCCCCGGCCGCCCGGCCGGGTCGTAGGTGATGTCGCGACGAGGATCGGTGACGGCGCGCCGGATCAGCCGCGCCGTCTCGTCCGCGGTCGCCTTCAGCGCGATCGCGTTGCCGCGGCTCTTGCTCATCTTCCGGCCGTCGACGCCGAGCAGCCGCGGGGTGGGGGACAGCAGCGCCTGCGGCTCGCGGAACACCGCCCGTCCGCCGGCGTACCGCTCGTTGAACCGCCGCGCGATCACCCGGGTCTGCTCGACGTGCGGCAGCTGGTCCTCGCCGACGGGGACCAGGTTCCCGTGGCAGAACAGGATGTCCGCCGCCTGGTGGACGGGGTACGTCAGCAGCAGCCCGCTGACCGACGCCAGGCCCGACGCCGCCGCCTCGTCCTTCACCGTCGGGTTGCGCTGCAGTTCGGCCACCGTCGTCAGTGAGAGGAACGGCAGCAGCAGCTGGTTCAGCGCCGGAACCGCGCTGTGCGCGAATATCGTCGTCCGGTCCGGGTCGATGCCGGCGGCGAGGTTGTCGAGGACCACCTCGCGCACGTTGGCGGCGATCTCGCCGGGCGACAGCCGGTCGGTGATCACCTGGTAGTCGCCGACCACGAGGAAGGTCTCCACGCCCTGACGCTGCAGGCGGACGCGGTTGAGCAACGTCCCGAAGTAGTGGCCGAGATGCAGCGGACCGGTCGGCCGGTCGCCGGTGAGGACGCGGTACCGCGCCGGCTGGGCCGCCACCTGGGCGGGATCGGCCAGCAGCGGGACGTCGAGAGTGGTGAGGGTCATGACGCTCTCCGTTCGGTGGGCAGAGCCACCGCGAGAGCTGTCACCTGATCGGCCGCCGTCGCGGCGGCCGATGAGCATGCTGAAGGGGGCCGCCTACGAAGGCAGCCACCACACCAGCACGAGGGACTTCACCCCTCCAGCCTACCGTGCCGGGGTCAGCCGATCGGAGCGCAGTTCGCCCCGAGCTGCGTCATGCCGGCGACGAAGCCGGCGGTCAGCTCGGCGGCCTGGGCGACCTGCTCGGGCGTCGCCTCGGCGGAGCTGTCCGTCAGCGCCGTCCACGCCTGAGTGGCCTGGTCCCCGACGGCGACGGTGGCGCTGGCCTGCGCCTGCTCCGCCTCCTCGGCCGGCAGCGGCACGTCGTGGACGGCCGCGACCAGCGCGCTCGTCCCCGCCTGAACCGCGTCGAGGTTGACGACGTCCAGCCGGGCCTCGGCGCCCTGCGCCATGATCGGCTGCTCCGCCGCCACCGTCGTGCAGGCGTCGGTGATGCCGGTGGCCCAGTCCGCGAGCGTCCCGGACGGCCGCGGGTCGCGGTCGGCGGCCGAGTCCCCCGACCCGCCGCTGCTGGACGCGACGAGCATCGCGCCGGCAACCGCCGCCACCAGCAGGAACGCCGCGGCCACCGCGAGGGTGAGCTTGGTGCGGCGCGGCGGCGGGCGGTGGGCGACAGCCGAGGGGACGTCCTCGAGCAGCTTCACTCTCACACCTTTCGAGCTGACGTGGTTCCGGGCCATCACTCGTGCCGGAACCCCTCGCCCCCCGTGGACCGGCGCCACTTTAGGCCATGCGGCCGGCTGGCATGGCAGATACCCGTTTGTGCGCAGCGCATCGGGGCGGGACAAACCGGACAGCCTGCGGTTAAACCTGCCGACGTGTTCGGCTTGCCTCCCCACGCGGGCGGGTTTCGGGAACTAACCTCCGAGGTGTGAGGCATCCGGTTCCCCTGCTCCCGATCACGTGAGCGCGATGCGCAGCGACGCCGTCGCCGGCCCCGTTCCGACCCGGGCGGAGCTGGTCGCTCACGCCGTCGAACGGTGGAGTGGCGAGCTCGCCGCGCTCGGCGGGCGCGACCCGCTGCTGTCCTATCGCGACCTCAAGGTCGGGACGCTCGACCTCGCGGCGGCCGAGCCGGAGGCGCGC is from Jiangella alkaliphila and encodes:
- the trpS gene encoding tryptophan--tRNA ligase, producing the protein MTLTTLDVPLLADPAQVAAQPARYRVLTGDRPTGPLHLGHYFGTLLNRVRLQRQGVETFLVVGDYQVITDRLSPGEIAANVREVVLDNLAAGIDPDRTTIFAHSAVPALNQLLLPFLSLTTVAELQRNPTVKDEAAASGLASVSGLLLTYPVHQAADILFCHGNLVPVGEDQLPHVEQTRVIARRFNERYAGGRAVFREPQALLSPTPRLLGVDGRKMSKSRGNAIALKATADETARLIRRAVTDPRRDITYDPAGRPGVSSLVEIAALCLGVAPEEVAAQVGGGGSALLKALVIDVVNEELRPVRERRAAFAADAGIVGSLLSAGAARASSIAESTLADVQETLGMTAY